One region of Candidatus Rokuibacteriota bacterium genomic DNA includes:
- a CDS encoding multicopper oxidase domain-containing protein, with translation GEVVRVRIANVSNLIHPMHLHGHDFAVLAKDGEPLKNPQPMNTVNVAPGETYDIAFVANNPGAWLFHCHELHHTMNGSSQPGGLIQVIRYEGGPPPAQPSTLPRPAPPAGGGGHGRGH, from the coding sequence GGGCGAGGTCGTGCGGGTGCGAATCGCCAACGTGTCGAACCTCATCCATCCCATGCACCTGCACGGGCACGACTTCGCGGTCCTGGCCAAGGACGGCGAACCGCTGAAGAACCCCCAGCCGATGAACACCGTGAACGTGGCGCCTGGGGAGACCTATGACATCGCCTTCGTCGCGAACAACCCTGGCGCATGGCTGTTCCACTGCCACGAGCTCCACCACACCATGAACGGATCGAGCCAGCCCGGCGGCCTCATCCAGGTCATCCGCTACGAAGGGGGGCCGCCGCCAGCTCAGCCGAGCACGCTTCCGCGGCCGGCGCCCCCGGCCGGGGGCGGGGGCCACGGGCGCGGTCACTGA